The Candidatus Brocadiaceae bacterium genome includes a window with the following:
- a CDS encoding FHA domain-containing protein: MQEPNGNTMILVALGDDKGTTWPLTAGQSYTIGRSRKCDLRLGDRTVSARHAALESRQGLWIVRDLHSSHGTLVNKQRLLGPKPLFDRDTIQCGKTLLEFRSYEEPDPADLLEIERGLSIRQ, from the coding sequence ATGCAGGAACCGAACGGCAACACGATGATCCTGGTCGCCCTGGGCGACGACAAGGGCACGACCTGGCCGCTGACCGCCGGGCAGTCCTACACGATCGGTCGGAGCCGGAAGTGCGATCTCCGCCTCGGCGACCGCACCGTATCCGCCCGACACGCCGCGCTCGAATCCCGCCAGGGGCTCTGGATCGTCCGCGACCTGCACAGCTCCCACGGCACATTGGTCAACAAGCAGCGCCTTCTGGGGCCCAAGCCGCTGTTCGACCGCGACACGATCCAGTGCGGCAAGACCCTCCTGGAGTTCCGCAGCTACGAGGAACCGGATCCGGCCGACCTGCTGGAGATCGAGCGGGGGCTCTCCATCCGCCAGTAG
- a CDS encoding Flp family type IVb pilin yields MSRLMFKVWMALRSKKGQSLVEYALILALVAIVVIVALTALGGSVEDKFVDVTNTLDNSTSGG; encoded by the coding sequence ATGAGTCGCCTCATGTTCAAGGTCTGGATGGCGCTGCGGTCCAAGAAGGGCCAAAGCTTGGTTGAGTATGCTCTGATTCTCGCTCTGGTGGCGATCGTCGTCATCGTCGCCCTGACGGCGCTGGGCGGGTCGGTCGAGGACAAGTTCGTGGACGTCACGAACACCCTGGACAACAGCACGTCGGGCGGATAG
- a CDS encoding Flp family type IVb pilin yields MGRPEEAFRGDRRRHGQTLVEYAMILALVALVAVIALRTLVQYPVDPVTTVANVMDNAT; encoded by the coding sequence ATGGGCAGACCGGAGGAGGCTTTCCGCGGCGATCGGCGGCGACACGGGCAGACGCTGGTGGAGTATGCCATGATCCTGGCTCTGGTGGCGCTCGTGGCGGTCATCGCGTTGCGCACCCTGGTGCAATACCCGGTGGACCCCGTCACGACGGTGGCCAACGTCATGGACAACGCAACCTGA
- a CDS encoding 4-hydroxy-tetrahydrodipicolinate reductase, translated as MNVAVNGAAGAMGRRVVSLVSQASQCRLVCALERAGHPALGQDAGVLVGAGALGIRLGVDLCGAPDVLIDFSAPESTMERARQCAAAGVAFVTGTTGLTEAELAELRDDVATRVPLLAAPNMSIGVNLLFRLAAEVARALGDGYDIEIVEAHHRRKKDAPSGTAAELARRICAALERDPAVVLRHGREGLCGPRTPEEIGIHAVRGGDIVGDHTVIFAAEGERVELVHKASSRDVFARGAVRAAVFLAGREPGVYSMQDVLA; from the coding sequence ATGAACGTCGCCGTCAACGGGGCCGCCGGCGCGATGGGCCGGCGTGTCGTGTCGCTGGTCTCGCAGGCGTCTCAGTGCCGTCTTGTCTGCGCGCTGGAAAGGGCGGGCCATCCGGCGCTCGGGCAGGACGCCGGCGTGCTGGTCGGCGCGGGGGCCCTGGGGATTCGGCTGGGTGTGGATCTGTGCGGCGCCCCGGACGTTCTGATCGATTTCAGCGCGCCCGAGAGCACCATGGAGCGGGCGCGGCAGTGCGCGGCCGCCGGCGTGGCCTTCGTGACCGGCACGACGGGGCTCACGGAGGCGGAACTGGCCGAGCTGCGGGATGACGTGGCGACGCGCGTGCCGTTGCTGGCGGCGCCGAACATGTCGATCGGCGTGAACCTGCTGTTCCGGCTGGCGGCAGAGGTGGCCCGGGCACTGGGGGACGGGTATGACATCGAGATCGTGGAGGCACACCACCGGCGCAAGAAGGATGCCCCGAGCGGCACCGCCGCCGAACTGGCACGACGCATCTGCGCCGCGCTGGAACGAGACCCGGCCGTCGTTCTGAGGCACGGCCGCGAGGGGCTCTGCGGTCCTCGCACGCCCGAGGAGATCGGCATCCACGCCGTGCGCGGGGGCGACATCGTCGGCGACCACACGGTCATCTTCGCCGCCGAAGGGGAGCGCGTGGAACTCGTCCACAAGGCGAGCAGTCGTGATGTGTTTGCCCGCGGAGCGGTGCGCGCGGCCGTCTTCCTGGCGGGACGCGAACCCGGGGTCTACTCGATGCAGGACGTCCTGGCGTAA